One genomic window of Daphnia pulex isolate KAP4 chromosome 10, ASM2113471v1 includes the following:
- the LOC124205693 gene encoding retinaldehyde-binding protein 1-like, with translation MSPKLDYETTLTPEIIEKAEKELGEDEHRRTESVLALREWAKKQPHLQAMSLDAKFLLRYLRGCKFSMEKAKKKLDLTLTMRTALPEFFDGWDPLSPENQAILSIGGGSLPLPGYDHLGRKVILIRPAVVDLVKFKFEQVQRAGFMVSEVLGDEDEQLFITGMVALVDFSGYTMNHVTGTPVSSVKKLMVCFQDAAPMSPKSMNYIHTPAVFNILNNLVNGLMKEKIKKRLHMHGEDLESLYKEIPQKMLPKEYGGENSSVAELSAYWKKKCEDRRDFLIATSKMRSDESKRPGRPKTSDELFGIEGSFRKLNVD, from the exons ATGTCTCCAAAACTGGATTACGAAACAACCCTGACACccgaaattattgaaaaagctGAAAAGGAACTCGGAGAAGATGAGCATCGACGAACCGAAAGTGTTTTGGCCCTACGCGAATGGGCCAAGAAGCAACCTCATTTACAGGCAATGTCACTAG ACGCCAAATTCCTGTTGAGATATTTACGCGGCTGCAAATTCAGCATGGagaaagcgaagaagaagctggacCTGACACTAACGATGCGTACGGCTCTTCCGGAATTCTTCGATGGATGGGATCCGCTCTCACCTGAAAATCAAGCGATTCTTAGTATTGG AGGTGGATCTCTTCCACTTCCTGGATATGACCATTTAGGTCGTAAGGTGATACTCATCCGACCCGCCGTGGTCGATCTTGTCAAGTTCAAG TTCGAACAGGTCCAACGCGCAGGTTTCATGGTCTCGGAAGTGTTGGGAGACGAAGACGAGCAGCTTTTCATCACTGGAATGGTCGCACTGGTCGATTTTTCAGGCTATACTATGAATCACGTCACTGGTACTCCAGTCTCTTCGGTCAAAAAGTTGATGGTTTGCTTCCAG GATGCAGCACCTATGAGCCCTAAAAGCATGAATTACATTCACACACCAGCAGTTTTCAATATATTGAACAATCTCGTAAACGGTCtcatgaaagagaaaattaagaaaaga TTGCATATGCATGGAGAAGACTTGGAATCCCTCTACAAGGAAATACCCCAAAAAATGCTGCCCAAAGAGTATGGCGGTGAAAATTCGTCCGTTGCAGAACTCAGTG CTTactggaagaaaaagtgtGAGGATCGTCGAGATTTTCTGATTGCGACGTCCAAAATGAGGTCGGATGAATCCAAACGTCCTGGTCGACCCAAAACGTCCGACGAACTATTTGGGATTGAAGGATCCTTCCGGAAACTCAACGTGGATTAG
- the LOC124205688 gene encoding alpha-tocopherol transfer protein-like translates to MPEKLDYVTTLTPEIIERAEKELGEDEHRRTESVLALREWAKKQPHLQAMPLDAKFLLRFLRGCKYSVETVKKKLDLTLTLRTALPEFFDGWDPMSPQNQAILSLGGTFPLPGYDHLGRKVLFGRPGVADPNKFKFEDIQRVGLMISELLCDEDEQLFITGMVVLVDLEGFTMSHVTSTPIAMMKKLMPCFEDAAPIRPKSMNYIHNASIFTVINNLFSGLMKEKMRKRLHMHGDDMESLYKEIPKEILPKDYGGENSSIAELTAVWKKKCEDRREFLIASSKMRSDESKRPGKPKTSDELFGIEGSFRKLNVD, encoded by the exons ATGCCTGAAAAATTGGACTACGTTACGACCCTAACACCTGAAATCATCGAGCGAGCCGAAAAAGAACTTGGAGAAGATGAGCATCGGCGAACTGAAAGTGTTTTGGCCCTACGCGAATGGGCTAAAAAGCAACCTCATTTACAGGCAATGCCTTTAG ATGCCAAATTCCTGCTGAGATTTTTGCGCGGCTGCAAATACAGCGTGGAGACcgtgaaaaagaagttggactTGACATTGACATTGCGCACGGCTCTTCCGGAATTTTTCGACGGATGGGATCCAATGTCACCTCAAAACCAAGCGATTCTTAGCTTAGg aggAACTTTTCCTCTTCCGGGGTATGACCATTTAGGTCGTAAAGTGTTATTTGGTCGACCCGGGGTTGCTGATCCAAATAAGTTTAAG TTTGAGGATATCCAACGAGTTGGTCTCATGATTTCAGAGCTGTTGTGTGATGAGGATGAGCAGCTGTTCATCACTGGAATGGTCGTTCTCGTCGACTTGGAAGGCTTCACCATGAGCCACGTCACTTCGACTCCAATtgccatgatgaaaaaattaatgcCTTGTTTTGAG GATGCAGCACCCATCCGTCCAAAGAGTATGAACTACATTCATAATGCGTCCATCTTCACCGTGATTAACAATCTCTTTTCGGGCCtcatgaaagagaaaatgagaaaaaga TTGCACATGCACGGAGACGACATGGAATCGCTCTACAAAGAAATACCCAAAGAAATTCTCCCCAAAGACTATGGAGGTGAAAACTCGTCAATTGCAGAGCTCACTG ctgtttggaaaaagaaatgcgagGATCGTCGAGAATTTCTGATTGCTTCATCCAAAATGAGGTCGGATGAATCCAAACGTCCCGGTAAACCAAAAACGTCCGACGAACTTTTTGGGATTGAAGGATCCTTCCGGAAACTTAACGTCGATTGA
- the LOC124205690 gene encoding uncharacterized protein LOC124205690, which produces MKLALIFLSALVVISHQQFYQQRPARGMLWWLPYSPQRLLNSYQQPLYNDHLQQDELPFQRQLTSPTGSVNYLQNGELLNGETDEGQDYVEDDGQNEYADIQSRNGGFPRVSSSFGGFSSYRRPSFYNIRPDGKFFFNVGNSNANRLIKTATFQLTSTLTLTTITRCVPSIQFAVSPPPSCRRKRNVMDDSEDDQFVIAPSEILELTPTALPGRQARETRQIIDQTNSESLISSQNEVPSVSQMSKADQFMANLRDKRFFLNRNSFFTSTTLTSYSFISTIITQTVTLGPGTAAVPAVVGPPAVPAVPAVPGVLKCLPAGYFVC; this is translated from the exons ATGAAATTGGCGTTGATCTTCTTGTCGGCCCTTGTGGTCATCTCCCACCAACAATTTTATCAGCAACGCCCGGCCAGAGGAATGCTGTGGTGGTTGCCTTATTCGCCTCAGCGCCTTCTCAACAGTTACCAGCAACCGCTGTACAACGACCATCTCCAACAAGATGAGCTTCCATTCCAGCGTCAGTTGACGTCACCAACTGGATCCGTCAACTATTTGCAG AATGGAGAATTATTGAATGGCGAAACTGACGAGGGTCAAGATTACGTCGAAGACGATGGACAAAATGAATATGCGGACATCCAATCCAGGAATGGAGGATTCCCAAGAGTCAGCAGTAGTTTTGGCGGCTTCAGTTCCTACCGGCGGCCCTCATTTTATAACATCCGTCCAGAtggaaaattcttcttcaatgttGGCAACAGCAATGCAAATCGCTTGATAAAAACGGCAACATTCCAGCTGACGTCAACTTTGACTCTTACCACTATCACTCGCTGCGTTCCTTCAATCCAATTCGCCGTCAGTCCACCACCTTCTTGTCGCCGCAAGAGAAATGTGATGGACGATTCTGAAGACGATCAGTTTGTCATCGCTCCATCGGAAATTCTcga GTTGACACCAACAGCTCTACCTGGTCGCCAGGCTCGAGAAACACGCCAAATTATAGACCAGACTAATTCTGAAAGCTTAATCTCTTCTCAGAATGAAGTTCCCTCGGTTTCCCAAATGTCTAAAGCGGATCAATTCATGGCCAATTTGAGAGATAAGCGATTCTTCTTGAACAGGAACAGCTTTTTTACGTCGACAACACTCACCAGTTATTCCTTTATTTCGACAATCATCACCCAAACTGTTACGCTTGGTCCAGGAACCGCTGCCGTCCCTGCTGTTGTAGGGCCCCCCGCCGTTCCAGCCGTACCAGCCGTGCCAGGCGTTCTTAAATGTTTACCAGCAggctattttgtttgttga
- the LOC124205697 gene encoding retinol-binding protein pinta-like isoform X2, whose translation MEKAKKKLDLTMTLRTALPEFFDEWDPLSPENQAALNLGGTLPLPGHDFLGRKVILARPGCTDPYKFKFEQVHKANFMISEVMCDEDEQLFITGMAVLIDLEGFTLSHITATPLAMMKKLGPCFQDAAPIRPKTMNYIHSPSVFNMFNNLVQSFMKDKMKQRVHMHGDDMESLYKEIPKEILPKDYGGDNMSIAELTAYWKKKCEDRRDFLIANSKMRSDESKRPGKPKTSDELFGIEGSFRKLNVD comes from the exons ATGgagaaagcgaaaaagaagttggactTGACAATGACCTTGCGCACGGCTCTTCCGGAATTCTTTGACGAATGGGACCCGCTATCACCTGAAAATCAAGCCGCTCTTAACTTGgg GGGAACTCTTCCTCTACCTGGACATGATTTTCTCGGTCGTAAAGTGATATTGGCCCGCCCCGGCTGCACTGATCCATACAAATTTAAG TTCGAGCAAGTCCACAAAGCAAATTTCATGATCTCGGAGGTGATGTGTGACGAGGATGAACAGCTGTTTATTACTGGTATGGCCGTACTGATCGATTTGGAAGGCTTCACCTTGAGTCACATCACTGCGACTCCGCTtgccatgatgaaaaaattgGGGCCTTGCTTTCAG GATGCTGCACCCATCCGCCCTAAAACTATGAACTACATCCATTCTCCGTCCGTCTTCAACATGTTCAACAATCTTGTGCAAAGCTTCatgaaagacaaaatgaaacagaGA GTGCATATGCATGGAGATGACATGGAATCGCTCTACAAGGAAATACCCAAAGAAATTCTGCCCAAAGACTATGGAGGTGATAACATGTCTATTGCTGAGCTCACTG cttattggaaaaagaaatgtgaagaTCGTCGAGATTTTCTCATTGCTAATTCCAAAATGAGGTCGGATGAATCTAAACGTCCCGGTAAACCCAAAACGTCCGACGAACTTTTTGGAATTGAAGGATCTTTCCGGAAACTTAACGTCGATTGA
- the LOC124205697 gene encoding retinol-binding protein pinta-like isoform X1 — protein sequence MIDKLDYVSTLSPEIIEKAEKELGEDEHRRTESILALREWAKKQPHLHAMPLDANFLLRYLRGCKYSMEKAKKKLDLTMTLRTALPEFFDEWDPLSPENQAALNLGGTLPLPGHDFLGRKVILARPGCTDPYKFKFEQVHKANFMISEVMCDEDEQLFITGMAVLIDLEGFTLSHITATPLAMMKKLGPCFQDAAPIRPKTMNYIHSPSVFNMFNNLVQSFMKDKMKQRVHMHGDDMESLYKEIPKEILPKDYGGDNMSIAELTAYWKKKCEDRRDFLIANSKMRSDESKRPGKPKTSDELFGIEGSFRKLNVD from the exons ATGATAGATAAGTTGGATTACGTTTCGACCCTGTCCCCGGAAATTATTGAAAaggcagaaaaagaactgggaGAAGATGAGCATCGACGAACTGAAAGTATTTTGGCTCTTCGCGAATGGGCCAAGAAGCAACCTCATTTACATGCAATGCCCTTGG ACGCAAATTTTCTGCTGAGATATTTACGCGGATGCAAGTACAGCATGgagaaagcgaaaaagaagttggactTGACAATGACCTTGCGCACGGCTCTTCCGGAATTCTTTGACGAATGGGACCCGCTATCACCTGAAAATCAAGCCGCTCTTAACTTGgg GGGAACTCTTCCTCTACCTGGACATGATTTTCTCGGTCGTAAAGTGATATTGGCCCGCCCCGGCTGCACTGATCCATACAAATTTAAG TTCGAGCAAGTCCACAAAGCAAATTTCATGATCTCGGAGGTGATGTGTGACGAGGATGAACAGCTGTTTATTACTGGTATGGCCGTACTGATCGATTTGGAAGGCTTCACCTTGAGTCACATCACTGCGACTCCGCTtgccatgatgaaaaaattgGGGCCTTGCTTTCAG GATGCTGCACCCATCCGCCCTAAAACTATGAACTACATCCATTCTCCGTCCGTCTTCAACATGTTCAACAATCTTGTGCAAAGCTTCatgaaagacaaaatgaaacagaGA GTGCATATGCATGGAGATGACATGGAATCGCTCTACAAGGAAATACCCAAAGAAATTCTGCCCAAAGACTATGGAGGTGATAACATGTCTATTGCTGAGCTCACTG cttattggaaaaagaaatgtgaagaTCGTCGAGATTTTCTCATTGCTAATTCCAAAATGAGGTCGGATGAATCTAAACGTCCCGGTAAACCCAAAACGTCCGACGAACTTTTTGGAATTGAAGGATCTTTCCGGAAACTTAACGTCGATTGA
- the LOC124205691 gene encoding retinol-binding protein pinta-like isoform X2, whose product MPEKLDYVTTLSPEILERAEKELGEDEHLRTQSVLALREWAKKQPHLQAMPLDAIFLLKFLRGCKYSLEKAKKKMDLTLTLRSALPEFFSGWDPMSPENQEALSLGGTLPLPGYDHQGRRVVLIRPAAYDPAKTKIEIVQRASFMVFEIMGSEEEQMFITGMLLLFDLSNFGMNHFTAMPLSTAKKLMPCWEDANPIRPKSMNYIHTPSIFNLLTNFMNTIMKDKMKQRMRVHGEDMESLYKEISKDVLPKDYGGENSSIAELTAYWKKKCEDNRDFLIAQSKMRSDESKRPGRPKTSDELFGIEGSFRKLNVD is encoded by the exons ATGCCTGAAAAATTGGATTACGTGACGACCCTATCACCTGAAATTCTCGAACGAGCCGAAAAGGAACTGGGGGAAGATGAACATCTCCGAACTCAAAGTGTTTTAGCTCTTCGCGAATGGGCCAAGAAGCAACCTCATTTACAGGCGATGCCTTTAG ACGCCATATTTCTGTTGAAATTTTTGCGAGGATGCAAATACAGTTTGGagaaggcgaagaagaaaatggaccTGACATTGACGTTGCGTTCCGCTTTGCCGGAATTTTTTAGTGGATGGGATCCAATGTCACCCGAAAATCAGGAAGCCCTTAGCCTTGG AGGTACTCTCCCTCTACCTGGATATGATCACCAAGGGCGTAGGGTTGTGCTTATCCGCCCTGCTGCATACGATCCGGCTAAAACGAAG ATCGAGATCGTCCAACGGGCCAGTTTTATGGTTTTTGAGATTATGGGATCCGAGGAAGAGCAAATGTTTATCACCGGAATGCTTCTCCTTTTCGATCTGTCCAATTTCGGAATGAATCACTTCACCGCGATGCCACTGTCGACGGCCAAAAAGCTAATGCCTTGTTGGGAG GATGCCAATCCGATCCGTCCTAAAAGTATGAACTACATCCACACGCCATCCATCTTTAATTTGCTGACTAATTTTATGAACACCATCATGAAGGACAAAATGAAACAGAGG ATGCGCGTACACGGAGAGGACATGGAATCGCTTTACAAGGAAATCTCCAAGGACGTCCTGCCCAAAGATTACGGTGGTGAAAATTCGTCCATTGCAGAGCTAACCG CttattggaagaagaaatgcgaGGATAATCGCGATTTCCTTATTGCGCAATCCAAAATGAGGTCGGATGA